A part of Parvimonas micra genomic DNA contains:
- the lgt gene encoding prolipoprotein diacylglyceryl transferase yields MEVKIDRVAFSIFGIDIMWYAIIICFGIMAGLFVATKNSKLRNIEEDEISNLLLFALPISVIGARIYYVIFEWENYRGNFLSMINIREGGLAIYGAVIAAVVVVYFFSKYKKIDFRDLADVCAPGLILGQAIGRWGNFINQEAHGTETTLPWAVIIDGKKYHPTFLYESIGNFLIFIFLMIYMRKYQKKKGEIILLYAILYGIVRFFVEGLRTDSLMFLGFRVSQVLSLVGVIVGTILFFLNRKYGKDINN; encoded by the coding sequence ATGGAAGTTAAAATTGACAGAGTTGCCTTCTCCATATTTGGAATAGATATAATGTGGTATGCTATTATAATTTGTTTTGGAATTATGGCTGGACTTTTTGTAGCGACGAAGAACTCCAAACTTAGAAATATAGAAGAGGATGAAATTTCAAACCTTTTGCTCTTTGCTTTACCTATTAGTGTAATTGGGGCAAGAATATACTATGTAATATTTGAATGGGAAAATTATAGAGGTAATTTTTTATCTATGATAAATATTAGAGAGGGTGGACTTGCAATATATGGAGCTGTAATCGCAGCAGTTGTTGTAGTTTATTTTTTCAGTAAATATAAAAAAATTGATTTTAGAGATTTAGCTGATGTTTGTGCACCCGGACTTATACTTGGTCAAGCAATAGGAAGATGGGGAAATTTTATAAATCAAGAAGCTCACGGAACTGAAACTACATTACCTTGGGCAGTTATTATAGATGGGAAAAAATATCATCCGACATTTTTATATGAATCAATTGGAAATTTTCTAATTTTTATATTTTTAATGATATATATGAGAAAATACCAAAAGAAAAAAGGTGAAATTATTCTCCTTTATGCAATTTTATATGGAATTGTAAGATTTTTTGTTGAAGGTTTGAGGACTGACAGTCTGATGTTTTTAGGATTTAGAGTTTCACAAGTTTTATCACTTGTTGGAGTTATTGTTGGAACTATACTTTTCTTTTTAAATAGAAAATATGGAAAAGACATTAATAATTAA
- a CDS encoding TIGR01906 family membrane protein, whose protein sequence is MKKIFAFLISISIILFVLLYSIDFMAKDISYYNNFHRDYKIEKESGLSKEWIEGASNSLVEFIKSGDKEVLKNHFNKKEISHMEDVYKLFKLDRIVYTSLFIITLLVVIYKLFKNDFLFFIYIRKYILIAYISVISFLGICSLFFSKSFVYFHKLFFNNDLWLLDYETDLMIRILPEEFFFALFLNVIVLSTVFVFSIYIFLKLKDYEYN, encoded by the coding sequence ATGAAAAAAATATTTGCTTTTTTGATTTCTATTAGTATAATTTTATTTGTTTTATTATATTCAATAGATTTTATGGCTAAGGATATTTCTTATTATAATAATTTTCATAGAGATTATAAGATTGAAAAAGAGTCAGGACTTTCTAAAGAATGGATAGAAGGTGCAAGTAATTCACTGGTTGAATTTATTAAAAGTGGAGATAAAGAAGTTTTAAAAAATCATTTTAATAAAAAAGAAATTTCTCATATGGAAGACGTATATAAACTATTTAAACTTGATAGAATAGTTTATACATCTTTGTTTATAATTACCTTATTGGTAGTTATATATAAATTATTTAAAAATGATTTTTTGTTCTTCATATATATAAGAAAGTATATTTTAATAGCATATATATCTGTAATTTCTTTTTTAGGCATCTGTTCTTTATTTTTTTCTAAAAGTTTTGTGTATTTTCATAAACTATTTTTTAATAATGATTTATGGCTTTTAGATTATGAGACAGACTTAATGATAAGGATTTTACCGGAAGAATTTTTCTTTGCTTTATTTTTAAATGTAATTGTATTATCTACAGTGTTCGTTTTTTCAATTTATATTTTTCTTAAACTTAAAGATTATGAATACAATTAG
- a CDS encoding YebC/PmpR family DNA-binding transcriptional regulator, translating into MSGHNKWSTIKHKKGKEDARRGKIFTKLARYIIVAVKEGGADPEYNPSLKTAIEKAKAENMPNDNIERALKKGAGDGDSSNYETIIYEGYGPEGIAVVVECLTDNRNRTAADVRHAFDKHGGNLGQNGSVLFMFEKKGVIVISRDQAEEDDLMDFALENGASDFESDEEVYTIYSEVSDFITLRDALQEKGYTFSACELEYVPNNNSQISNPDNIKKMVKMIDQLEDNDDVQNVYHNWEIPEDLDIE; encoded by the coding sequence ATGTCAGGACATAATAAATGGAGTACGATTAAACATAAAAAAGGAAAAGAAGATGCAAGAAGGGGAAAAATATTTACAAAACTTGCGCGTTATATAATTGTTGCAGTTAAAGAAGGAGGCGCGGATCCTGAATACAATCCTTCTTTAAAAACTGCAATAGAAAAAGCTAAGGCAGAAAATATGCCAAATGATAATATTGAAAGAGCATTGAAAAAAGGCGCCGGAGATGGAGATTCCAGTAATTATGAAACTATAATATATGAAGGTTATGGACCTGAAGGTATTGCAGTTGTGGTTGAATGTCTAACAGATAATAGAAATAGAACAGCTGCAGATGTAAGACATGCATTTGATAAACATGGTGGAAATTTAGGGCAAAACGGATCCGTTTTGTTTATGTTTGAAAAAAAAGGTGTAATAGTAATTTCAAGAGATCAAGCAGAGGAAGATGATTTGATGGACTTTGCTTTAGAAAATGGAGCCAGTGATTTTGAATCAGATGAAGAAGTTTATACAATTTATTCTGAAGTTTCTGACTTCATTACTTTAAGAGATGCACTACAAGAAAAAGGATATACTTTTAGTGCCTGTGAGTTGGAATATGTTCCAAATAATAATTCACAGATTTCTAATCCAGATAATATAAAGAAAATGGTTAAGATGATAGACCAACTTGAAGATAATGACGACGTTCAGAATGTTTATCATAATTGGGAAATACCTGAAGATTTAGATATAGAATAA
- the nadE gene encoding NAD(+) synthase: MKEVVDKLVEWLRSSVKEANCKGIVYGLSGGVDSAVIAALSKLAFDDESLAIMMPINSCEEDEKDAKLVIDKFKLNAIKVDLSKTYSVFTDSVEKGDNSMAYANIKPRLRMTTLYYYAQLKRYLVVGTSNKSEFTVGYFTKYGDSGSDLMPLVDFTKREIFELAKFLKVPDKIIQKPPSAGLFENQTDEDEMGFSYDDLEKFINGEKLDKNIEEKIKKMVKISEHKRNFAKGFRR; encoded by the coding sequence ATGAAAGAAGTTGTTGATAAACTGGTTGAATGGCTTAGGAGTTCTGTTAAGGAAGCTAATTGTAAAGGGATAGTCTACGGTCTTAGCGGTGGAGTTGATTCAGCTGTTATTGCTGCACTTTCAAAACTAGCCTTTGATGATGAATCTTTAGCTATTATGATGCCTATAAACAGTTGTGAAGAAGATGAAAAAGACGCTAAGTTGGTTATAGATAAATTTAAACTTAATGCAATTAAAGTTGACTTATCTAAGACTTATTCTGTTTTTACAGATTCTGTTGAAAAAGGGGATAATTCAATGGCTTATGCTAATATTAAGCCAAGACTTAGAATGACTACTTTATATTATTATGCGCAATTAAAAAGATATTTAGTAGTTGGAACAAGTAACAAATCAGAATTTACTGTTGGATATTTTACAAAATATGGAGATAGTGGCTCTGATCTTATGCCTCTTGTAGATTTTACAAAGAGAGAAATTTTTGAACTTGCAAAATTTTTGAAAGTTCCGGATAAAATAATTCAAAAGCCCCCGAGTGCAGGACTTTTTGAAAATCAAACAGATGAAGACGAGATGGGATTTTCCTACGATGATTTAGAAAAGTTTATAAATGGTGAAAAATTAGATAAAAATATAGAGGAAAAAATAAAAAAAATGGTGAAAATTTCGGAGCACAAGAGAAATTTTGCAAAAGGATTTAGGAGGTAA
- a CDS encoding LicD family protein — MVFKYDSKNTWKMKSEFKKSKFDIDFEALKKKELEILKNFISCCEKMNLTYYIAFGTLLGAIRHKGFIPWDDDVDVCMPREDYDRFIREGSEYLPENYFIQTMESDPKYALNFVKLRDSNTTLFEKHVIDVDINHGVFIDIFPLDGYIKGQNRVLDLRVKEKPVFEEADTNAFSNALSGFGKKFVYKLGETIPNKLKTDISKLSVPKDNPKFEDCEYVVCLVDNFYIMPFKRELLGKGVKVDFENIKVNAPENYDEYLRVLYGDYMKLPPEDQRENHHNFHLADVNKSFREYQEKI; from the coding sequence ATGGTTTTTAAATATGATTCAAAAAACACTTGGAAAATGAAAAGTGAATTTAAAAAAAGTAAGTTTGATATAGATTTTGAGGCTTTAAAGAAAAAGGAACTGGAAATTTTAAAAAATTTTATTTCTTGTTGTGAAAAAATGAACTTAACTTATTATATTGCTTTTGGAACTTTGCTTGGAGCGATTAGACATAAAGGATTCATTCCATGGGATGACGATGTAGATGTTTGTATGCCAAGAGAAGATTATGATAGATTTATAAGAGAGGGTAGTGAATATTTGCCTGAAAATTATTTTATTCAGACAATGGAATCGGATCCGAAATACGCTTTGAATTTTGTAAAACTTCGTGATAGTAATACAACTCTTTTTGAAAAACATGTAATTGATGTGGATATTAATCATGGGGTATTTATTGATATTTTTCCCTTAGATGGATACATTAAAGGTCAAAATAGAGTTTTGGATTTAAGAGTTAAGGAAAAACCTGTTTTTGAAGAGGCGGATACTAATGCTTTTTCAAATGCATTAAGTGGATTTGGCAAGAAATTTGTTTATAAATTAGGAGAAACTATTCCTAATAAATTAAAGACTGATATTTCAAAATTATCTGTTCCAAAAGATAATCCAAAGTTTGAAGACTGTGAGTATGTTGTTTGTTTAGTTGATAATTTTTATATAATGCCTTTCAAAAGAGAATTATTAGGAAAAGGAGTAAAGGTTGATTTTGAAAATATAAAAGTTAATGCTCCGGAAAATTATGATGAATATTTAAGAGTTTTATATGGAGATTATATGAAATTACCACCTGAAGATCAAAGAGAAAACCATCATAATTTTCATCTTGCAGATGTTAATAAAAGTTTCAGAGAATATCAGGAAAAAATTTAA
- a CDS encoding MFS transporter produces MFGYSKKELSWILYDCANSAYSMAITTALFPIYFGMVGGNEMNLGYYNSFASIIIAVISPILGTIADFKGMKKKLFTLFSLIAIFSTLFLSFAGEFGLPLLMAFFVLGSVTFAGSNIFYDAFLVDVTNDERMDKISTAGFAYGYIASVIPFMFCLGAVLIFGMKNPLGYQIGFVITSVWWLTLTIPMYKNIDQIYGVEPVPNPVRESFSTVFHTLKNIEKNKVVVIFLCSYFLYIDGVDTIIKMVIPYATSVLDADKFNTLVLLGILIYVQIVAFPFAIIYGRLASKFGTRTMIKVGIITYMVSVIFAYFMSNLVHVFVLSTFIASAQGGIQALSRSYYAKIIPKENANEFFGFYNIFGKFAAIIGPFIMSLITTITHNPRYSILGIIPLFVVGYLIMLQLPKEER; encoded by the coding sequence ATGTTCGGTTATTCAAAAAAAGAATTGAGTTGGATTTTGTATGATTGTGCGAATTCTGCTTATTCTATGGCAATTACTACGGCGTTGTTTCCAATTTATTTTGGAATGGTTGGCGGAAATGAAATGAATTTAGGCTATTACAATTCATTTGCCAGTATTATTATCGCTGTAATTAGTCCAATACTTGGAACTATAGCTGATTTTAAAGGCATGAAGAAAAAATTATTTACATTATTTTCACTTATTGCAATTTTTTCAACATTATTTTTATCATTTGCAGGAGAATTTGGCTTACCTTTATTAATGGCTTTTTTTGTTTTGGGCAGCGTAACTTTTGCAGGATCTAATATTTTTTATGATGCATTTTTAGTTGATGTGACTAATGATGAGAGGATGGATAAAATTAGTACAGCAGGATTTGCGTACGGATACATAGCCAGTGTTATACCATTTATGTTTTGTTTGGGAGCTGTTTTGATTTTCGGGATGAAAAATCCGTTAGGTTATCAAATAGGTTTTGTTATAACATCCGTTTGGTGGTTGACACTTACAATTCCAATGTATAAAAATATTGATCAAATATATGGAGTAGAACCTGTTCCTAATCCTGTTAGAGAAAGTTTTAGTACTGTTTTTCATACTTTAAAAAATATTGAGAAAAATAAGGTTGTAGTTATATTTTTATGTTCTTATTTTCTATACATTGACGGAGTAGATACTATCATAAAGATGGTTATACCTTATGCTACATCTGTTTTAGATGCAGATAAGTTTAATACACTTGTACTTTTAGGAATTTTGATTTATGTTCAAATAGTGGCATTTCCTTTTGCTATTATTTATGGAAGATTGGCCAGTAAGTTTGGAACTAGAACTATGATTAAAGTAGGAATTATAACGTATATGGTTTCAGTAATATTTGCATATTTTATGAGCAACTTAGTTCATGTTTTCGTATTATCAACATTTATAGCATCTGCTCAAGGTGGAATTCAAGCGTTGAGTAGAAGTTATTATGCAAAAATTATTCCAAAAGAAAATGCAAATGAATTCTTCGGTTTCTATAATATTTTTGGTAAGTTTGCTGCTATAATCGGACCTTTTATTATGAGTTTGATAACTACAATAACACATAATCCAAGATATTCAATTCTTGGCATAATTCCACTATTTGTTGTAGGCTATTTAATAATGTTGCAATTACCGAAGGAAGAAAGATAA
- a CDS encoding SMI1/KNR4 family protein has protein sequence MLISKNKVIKNASKTLEEDLKIKLPEDYSKFLDKYNGGSTYNSEVKIRRKWDDVCGYKVEKLRPVWKEQIEYLRNLVQEEVILKII, from the coding sequence ATGTTAATATCAAAAAACAAAGTAATTAAAAACGCATCAAAAACATTAGAAGAAGATTTAAAAATTAAATTACCGGAAGATTATTCTAAATTTTTAGATAAATATAATGGTGGTTCAACATATAATTCTGAAGTGAAAATTAGAAGAAAGTGGGATGATGTATGTGGATATAAAGTTGAAAAATTACGTCCAGTTTGGAAAGAACAAATAGAATACTTAAGGAATCTTGTTCAAGAAGAGGTAATTTTAAAGATTATTTAA
- the imm48 gene encoding Imm48 family immunity protein, whose product MEIQVDKTLNMVDKIVNNITVDLNDEMQRQILAGYIFGVLNGLAYEESVSALDVKAIMIRIAIEKLNYETKAATELVDFLIESTKKEFHPTMNAIIHRGISAYYLYLEEKYADIRTDFTDIITVIKSS is encoded by the coding sequence ATGGAAATACAAGTAGATAAAACATTAAATATGGTTGATAAAATAGTTAATAACATAACAGTAGATTTAAATGATGAAATGCAAAGACAAATTCTTGCAGGATACATTTTTGGAGTATTAAATGGATTAGCTTATGAAGAGTCTGTATCTGCATTAGATGTTAAAGCGATCATGATTCGTATTGCTATTGAAAAGTTAAATTATGAGACAAAAGCAGCTACAGAATTGGTTGATTTTTTAATCGAATCAACTAAGAAAGAATTTCATCCTACGATGAATGCTATTATTCATAGAGGTATTTCAGCCTATTATCTATATTTAGAAGAAAAATATGCTGACATAAGGACAGATTTTACTGATATTATAACTGTTATAAAATCTTCATAA
- a CDS encoding Imm70 family immunity protein, which produces MAVGLKVDFLWYSIGQPDFLHSFFSTICVNLENSNWGSKFPILMKELYEGKLKYENIDSAIRELNEIELLFRKLGTDKVVWDIDNPKLTPPWGDNISPDIHNLSEYFWTSDGYNLFEIIREALEEGKKERIDVELKSI; this is translated from the coding sequence ATGGCAGTAGGACTTAAAGTAGATTTTTTATGGTATTCAATTGGACAACCTGATTTTCTTCATTCATTTTTCTCAACAATATGTGTTAATCTTGAAAATTCAAATTGGGGTAGTAAATTTCCAATATTGATGAAAGAATTATATGAAGGGAAATTAAAGTATGAGAATATTGATTCTGCAATTCGAGAATTAAATGAAATTGAGTTATTATTTAGAAAGCTTGGCACTGATAAAGTAGTTTGGGATATAGATAATCCCAAATTAACTCCACCATGGGGAGATAATATCAGCCCTGATATTCATAATTTATCTGAATATTTTTGGACTAGTGATGGATATAATCTTTTTGAGATAATAAGAGAAGCATTAGAAGAAGGAAAAAAAGAACGAATAGATGTTGAACTTAAAAGTATCTAA
- a CDS encoding T7SS effector LXG polymorphic toxin yields the protein MGYKIQFEDITNVQREISNSVSIWNNSINKLLKAIKNFSDDSSLKGETMDSIKVYLCEVHGTLLVSMQNLIQDYAYSFLLYKDGYYNIDSDSKAKLPEQTFVDLSRELSYSRNNFANQIDLLISTKNKVSDLISYSGNSHDTMISNYNFLISGLDTLNSRIIAYEKLHQSQDLKLFKELLVSTRNFMENYSNKARDINTYQSGDLAKIDFAKELAVALDNSNRYLSNRKNIIEEADKRDKVRWEEILAKERRNRGIKNLIVGGLTLLVGTGAIIVTGGSGTPLVIAFAGKVFGTGTVAYSISNLTEAGQDTIYGSLGDNETRSINPIRDTIFLGNDKLYHGTGQFFTIGSSILIPIGKTNSIIKGSCQFLAGSAGAWVGGKVGYYGLKQLGFSKENAKIGQVLFSMYAGYKASQIIGGFTLNKFHKIGRPSWRKSEVDTGKNYTNYEPQKSFFNGKEVPYGTKGSVRPDYYIDEHSVEVKNYNIETHYGQNSLVYNISKQVKQRLSNLPEGTRQTIVIDVRGQLVNNSILKEIKDRIITKVGFDVEILFKTK from the coding sequence GTGGGATATAAAATTCAATTTGAAGATATAACCAATGTCCAAAGAGAAATCTCTAATTCCGTATCAATTTGGAATAATTCAATAAATAAACTTTTAAAAGCAATTAAAAATTTTTCTGATGACTCCTCTCTTAAGGGAGAGACAATGGATAGCATTAAAGTATATCTATGTGAAGTTCATGGAACTTTGTTAGTTTCAATGCAAAATTTAATTCAGGATTATGCTTATTCTTTCTTGCTATATAAAGATGGGTACTATAATATAGATAGTGATTCCAAAGCAAAGCTCCCTGAACAAACTTTTGTAGATTTAAGTAGGGAATTGTCCTATTCTAGAAATAATTTTGCAAATCAGATAGATTTACTCATTTCTACAAAAAATAAAGTTTCTGACTTAATAAGCTATAGTGGGAATAGTCATGATACTATGATTTCTAACTATAATTTTCTAATTAGTGGATTAGATACTCTTAATAGTAGAATAATTGCTTATGAGAAATTACATCAATCACAAGATTTAAAGCTTTTTAAGGAGTTATTGGTATCTACAAGAAATTTCATGGAAAACTATAGCAATAAAGCTCGTGATATAAACACCTACCAATCAGGAGACTTAGCTAAAATAGACTTTGCAAAAGAATTAGCTGTTGCTTTAGATAATTCTAATAGATATCTTTCCAATAGGAAAAATATAATAGAAGAGGCAGACAAAAGAGACAAAGTTAGATGGGAAGAAATTTTAGCAAAAGAAAGAAGAAATAGAGGAATAAAAAACTTAATTGTCGGAGGACTTACACTTTTAGTTGGAACAGGAGCAATAATAGTAACAGGAGGATCAGGAACTCCATTGGTAATAGCTTTTGCAGGAAAGGTATTTGGGACAGGAACAGTAGCATATTCAATATCCAACCTAACAGAAGCTGGACAGGATACAATTTATGGTTCTTTAGGAGACAATGAAACTAGGAGCATTAATCCAATAAGAGATACAATATTTTTAGGAAATGATAAATTATATCATGGAACCGGACAGTTTTTTACAATAGGTTCATCTATACTAATACCAATAGGAAAAACTAATAGTATTATCAAAGGAAGTTGTCAATTTTTAGCAGGAAGTGCAGGAGCATGGGTAGGAGGAAAAGTTGGATATTATGGACTGAAACAACTAGGATTTTCGAAAGAAAATGCAAAGATTGGACAGGTTTTATTTTCCATGTATGCAGGATATAAAGCTTCACAAATCATTGGTGGTTTTACTTTGAATAAGTTTCATAAAATTGGTAGACCAAGTTGGAGAAAATCTGAGGTTGATACAGGTAAAAATTATACTAATTATGAACCTCAAAAATCTTTTTTTAATGGTAAAGAAGTTCCATATGGAACAAAGGGAAGTGTGAGGCCAGATTATTATATAGATGAGCATAGTGTTGAGGTTAAAAATTATAATATAGAAACACATTATGGTCAAAATAGTTTAGTTTATAATATAAGCAAACAAGTTAAGCAAAGACTTTCTAATCTTCCAGAAGGTACAAGACAAACTATTGTTATTGATGTTAGAGGACAATTAGTAAATAATAGTATACTTAAAGAGATAAAAGATAGAATTATTACAAAAGTTGGATTTGATGTAGAAATTTTATTTAAAACAAAATAA
- a CDS encoding TIGR04197 family type VII secretion effector encodes MFGVIQLHNTLFLNHISALKSINSEFSSANTKFYDYKSNSVVLDLYKEHFSELSVLISSYSSFLEKDIELIRKSGEKIFNLDSDIGNKFNQSTDE; translated from the coding sequence ATGTTTGGTGTTATACAATTGCATAATACATTATTTCTTAATCATATTTCAGCCTTAAAAAGCATTAATTCAGAATTTTCTAGTGCTAATACTAAGTTTTATGATTATAAATCTAATTCTGTTGTATTGGATTTGTATAAAGAACATTTTTCAGAACTTTCTGTTCTTATCAGTTCTTATTCTTCTTTTTTAGAAAAAGATATAGAGTTGATAAGAAAATCCGGAGAAAAAATCTTTAATTTAGATTCAGATATTGGAAATAAGTTTAATCAAAGTACAGATGAGTAG
- a CDS encoding YwqH-like family protein translates to MKSVEAQIYDLQSRINVYNNTLNSAYSTVQILEDKIERLKEAKKTVIEIQKAISDIKFSLLGKHNQPNWEGNEKKNFDKDYSGFLDDYYKFQNELNHYHDSICDEITRLENSMDEQNGIIGWCKRGINSIGNELNKLFHNREGGF, encoded by the coding sequence ATGAAAAGTGTAGAGGCACAAATTTATGATTTACAATCTAGGATAAATGTCTATAATAATACTTTAAATTCAGCTTATTCAACAGTTCAGATATTAGAAGATAAAATTGAACGACTAAAAGAAGCGAAAAAAACAGTAATAGAAATTCAAAAAGCTATTAGTGATATCAAATTTTCATTGTTAGGGAAACATAATCAGCCTAATTGGGAAGGAAATGAAAAGAAAAATTTTGATAAAGATTATTCTGGTTTTCTTGATGATTATTATAAGTTCCAAAATGAATTAAACCATTATCATGACTCAATTTGTGATGAGATAACTCGATTAGAAAATAGTATGGATGAACAAAATGGAATTATCGGTTGGTGTAAAAGAGGCATTAACAGTATTGGAAATGAATTAAATAAATTATTTCATAATAGGGAGGGAGGTTTCTAA
- a CDS encoding DUF4176 domain-containing protein, which yields MPKVELLPIGSIVILKGSTKKMMLIARMIAVPVDGVVYRFDYGACLYPEGLIGDNLIYFNDEDILKVIHEGFSDEDNEIMLENISNVIENTDLPKGKVSELIKNQE from the coding sequence ATGCCAAAAGTAGAATTATTACCAATTGGAAGTATTGTAATTTTAAAAGGAAGTACAAAAAAGATGATGTTAATTGCACGTATGATTGCAGTTCCTGTTGATGGAGTTGTTTATCGTTTTGATTACGGAGCTTGTCTTTATCCGGAAGGATTAATAGGAGATAATTTGATTTATTTTAATGACGAAGATATTTTAAAAGTAATTCACGAAGGATTCAGTGATGAAGATAATGAAATTATGTTAGAAAATATTTCTAATGTAATAGAAAATACTGATTTACCAAAAGGAAAAGTATCAGAATTAATTAAAAATCAAGAATAG